A window from Lachnoanaerobaculum umeaense encodes these proteins:
- a CDS encoding helix-turn-helix domain-containing protein codes for MGDYEKMLDNIRSIINDKGMKHSVVAERAGFTPQEFSNMMNGRKTLRAEYIPDIAKAMRVDPNTVYFYEEYKREEKAS; via the coding sequence ATGGGTGACTATGAAAAGATGTTGGACAACATAAGGTCAATTATAAATGACAAAGGAATGAAACATAGTGTGGTTGCAGAACGTGCAGGTTTCACACCGCAAGAGTTTAGCAACATGATGAATGGTAGAAAGACATTAAGGGCTGAGTACATACCAGATATAGCAAAAGCTATGAGGGTAGATCCTAATACAGTCTACTTTTATGAAGAGTACAAGAGAGAGGAAAAGGCAAGTTAG
- a CDS encoding site-specific integrase yields MPREFTKDDLLKDYYKEWIYVYKEGAIKECTLSKYKMSLFWVEKIAPDLKLCNVSRVTYQQIINEYAKEHERNTTMDFHHQLKGCVLDAVDEGFIPRDPTRKVIIKGKLPGSKKIKYLNQFELQTLLKSLKLGEEVSWDWFILLLAKTGMRFSEGLGITPRDFDFAHQTLSINKTWNYKEGGGFTTTKNKSSVRNIQLDWQLIMQFANLVKGLPEDEPIFVKKDMNVYNSTVNDLLLRYCKKLDIPVIAVHGLRHTHASILLYAGVSIASVARRLGHASITTTQKTYLHVIQELASQDIDIVMRSLSNLV; encoded by the coding sequence ATGCCGAGGGAGTTTACAAAAGATGACTTACTGAAAGATTACTATAAGGAATGGATTTATGTATATAAGGAAGGTGCTATCAAAGAATGTACATTGTCAAAGTACAAAATGAGTCTTTTCTGGGTTGAGAAGATAGCACCTGATCTAAAATTGTGCAATGTTTCAAGAGTAACGTATCAGCAAATCATCAATGAATATGCAAAAGAACATGAGAGAAATACTACTATGGACTTTCATCACCAATTAAAGGGATGTGTCTTGGATGCAGTTGATGAGGGCTTTATACCAAGAGATCCGACAAGAAAGGTCATAATAAAAGGAAAATTGCCGGGTAGTAAGAAGATAAAGTACTTGAACCAATTTGAGTTACAAACCCTTTTAAAAAGTTTGAAACTTGGGGAAGAGGTAAGTTGGGATTGGTTCATTCTGCTTCTTGCAAAAACCGGAATGAGATTTTCTGAAGGTTTGGGAATTACACCAAGGGATTTTGATTTTGCACATCAGACGTTGAGTATAAACAAAACATGGAATTATAAAGAGGGTGGTGGATTCACAACCACAAAGAATAAATCTTCAGTAAGGAATATACAGTTGGATTGGCAGTTGATAATGCAGTTTGCAAACCTTGTAAAAGGCCTACCTGAAGATGAACCTATATTCGTAAAGAAAGATATGAATGTATATAACTCTACAGTAAATGACTTGTTGCTCAGATACTGTAAAAAGCTAGATATACCTGTGATTGCGGTACATGGATTGCGTCATACACACGCTTCTATTTTGCTATATGCCGGTGTATCAATTGCCAGTGTGGCAAGAAGGCTGGGACATGCAAGTATAACCACAACACAAAAGACTTATTTACATGTTATTCAAGAGCTGGCAAGTCAGGATATAGATATCGTAATGAGATCATTATCCAACTTGGTATAA
- a CDS encoding tyrosine-type recombinase/integrase — protein sequence MKDELISKIILSIADDISIDIGELKSKLYIAMNGYNVSLESTEIVVREENKNEWLFKKFIMTKTVQGLTERTLELYGIEIPKILRKIGKPVGEITSDDILYYLAVRECKDKCTKVTCKNELRYLSSFLGYLFVEGYIPTNPVRKIGTIKLEKKKMKAFSDIEVAKIRQGCKNSKEKAIIELFLSTGCRVSELVNIKKADIEVNKVIVKGKGNKERIVYLNATAILAVEAYIKDLPELKNPFLFPKMNMTTGMKKGIARGDGYLIAENYEEGHMDKASVEDLVRRLGKRVGVTGVHPHRFRRTCATMALKRGMPIEQVSKMLGHEQLTTTQIYLDLSERDLEIAHEKYVL from the coding sequence ATGAAAGATGAACTTATATCAAAAATAATATTATCAATTGCAGATGATATCAGTATAGATATCGGTGAGCTGAAATCTAAGCTATATATAGCTATGAACGGATATAATGTGAGCCTTGAAAGTACTGAAATTGTGGTAAGAGAGGAAAATAAAAATGAGTGGCTGTTCAAGAAATTTATAATGACTAAAACGGTTCAAGGTTTAACAGAAAGAACGCTTGAGTTGTATGGTATAGAAATACCTAAGATATTGAGAAAAATAGGTAAGCCGGTAGGAGAGATAACATCAGATGACATATTGTACTATTTAGCAGTCAGAGAGTGCAAAGATAAATGCACTAAAGTAACTTGCAAAAACGAATTAAGATATCTTAGTTCTTTTCTTGGATACTTATTTGTTGAGGGTTATATACCAACTAATCCTGTAAGGAAGATTGGAACCATAAAACTTGAAAAGAAAAAAATGAAAGCTTTTTCGGATATTGAGGTGGCGAAGATAAGGCAAGGGTGCAAGAATTCAAAAGAAAAAGCAATTATTGAACTTTTTCTTAGTACCGGGTGTAGAGTGAGCGAGCTTGTAAATATAAAAAAAGCAGACATAGAAGTCAATAAAGTGATTGTAAAGGGAAAAGGAAACAAAGAAAGGATTGTTTATTTGAATGCTACAGCAATTTTGGCTGTAGAGGCATATATAAAAGACTTACCTGAGCTTAAAAATCCTTTTCTTTTCCCTAAAATGAACATGACAACAGGAATGAAAAAAGGAATAGCGAGGGGTGACGGCTACTTAATTGCTGAAAATTATGAAGAAGGACATATGGATAAAGCTTCAGTAGAGGACTTAGTAAGAAGACTTGGGAAAAGAGTTGGAGTGACAGGCGTTCATCCACATAGATTCAGGCGTACGTGTGCAACAATGGCATTGAAAAGAGGCATGCCTATAGAACAGGTGAGTAAAATGCTTGGACATGAGCAGCTTACAACTACACAGATTTATCTTGATCTTAGTGAAAGAGATTTAGAAATAGCGCATGAGAAATATGTGCTGTAG
- a CDS encoding helix-turn-helix transcriptional regulator has protein sequence MSIGSRIKEKRAELNLSRADLADKIGVSASAIANYENEVSVPKIELMYKILSALKCDANYLYQDNMDTNNNSSNIEDIILKKYRTLDNHGKELVILVLDKEYERVTDTKL, from the coding sequence TTGAGTATAGGATCAAGAATAAAAGAGAAAAGAGCTGAATTGAACTTATCCCGTGCCGATTTAGCAGATAAAATTGGAGTATCAGCATCAGCTATTGCAAACTATGAGAATGAAGTTAGTGTTCCAAAAATCGAATTGATGTACAAAATATTGTCAGCACTAAAATGTGATGCAAATTACTTATATCAAGACAATATGGATACCAATAATAATTCAAGCAATATTGAAGATATCATATTAAAAAAATACCGCACCCTTGATAATCACGGTAAAGAACTTGTTATATTGGTACTTGATAAGGAATATGAAAGAGTTACTGATACCAAGCTCTAA
- a CDS encoding RusA family crossover junction endodeoxyribonuclease, with product MKTEKDLINTKHEGDSGGISEMKKPEKRSISFTVYGKPVGKQRPKFARKYGSVMTYTPKETVNYENLVKISYPGGVKLEGAIAANIRGYFAIPKSVSKKQRERMLAGEVKYTKKIDSDNLAKSILDALNHLAYDDDSQVCCLTVSKQYAEIERVEVKLREI from the coding sequence ATGAAAACTGAGAAAGACTTAATAAATACTAAGCATGAGGGCGATTCAGGAGGTATTTCCGAAATGAAAAAACCTGAGAAAAGAAGTATTTCTTTTACAGTGTATGGAAAGCCGGTGGGCAAACAAAGACCTAAATTTGCAAGGAAGTATGGAAGTGTAATGACATACACTCCTAAAGAGACTGTAAACTATGAAAACCTTGTAAAGATATCATATCCGGGCGGTGTAAAACTGGAAGGTGCTATAGCTGCCAATATAAGGGGATATTTTGCAATACCAAAATCGGTAAGCAAAAAGCAAAGGGAGAGGATGTTGGCAGGAGAAGTCAAATATACAAAGAAGATTGATAGTGACAATCTGGCCAAGTCTATATTGGATGCATTGAATCACCTTGCTTATGATGATGATTCGCAGGTGTGCTGCCTTACGGTAAGTAAGCAATATGCTGAGATCGAAAGAGTAGAAGTGAAACTTAGGGAAATATAG
- a CDS encoding helix-turn-helix domain-containing protein: MNNVDIRDKLKAFLWDKGYSQKRVAEMANLSDSKLSSILLKRRKLDANELFDICNAIEITPSELREYKREDKAS, encoded by the coding sequence ATGAATAATGTGGATATCAGAGATAAGTTGAAAGCGTTCCTATGGGATAAAGGTTATTCGCAGAAAAGGGTGGCTGAGATGGCAAATTTATCTGATTCAAAACTGTCATCAATACTGTTGAAGCGTAGGAAGTTAGATGCTAATGAGTTGTTTGATATATGCAATGCTATTGAAATTACTCCGTCTGAATTAAGGGAGTACAAGAGAGAGGACAAGGCAAGTTAG
- a CDS encoding rolling circle replication-associated protein, producing MYVKKMYNLGKHKEIIEVHNFYPGNYGAPGKKREKKEKASPEVIKKQNHTNRVRKIQRLILGNFKAGDWHIVLKYKKELRPDDFKEAKEQLSTFFKKVRLELKKYSISFKYIGVTEMGKRGNALHHHIIVENITDPVNMLKLIRKHWEYGHIALTDLYEEGAYQRLAEYIVKAETKDPNGKSSYTRSRGNLIEPEVESKIMLRKSWPKEPKAKKGYYIIADSVIQGENPVTGYPYQRYMMQKLPSTRAVGREEKAWRQNVESIFT from the coding sequence ATGTATGTTAAAAAGATGTATAACCTTGGAAAGCATAAAGAGATAATAGAGGTTCATAATTTTTATCCCGGCAATTATGGAGCACCCGGAAAAAAGAGGGAGAAAAAAGAAAAGGCATCTCCTGAGGTGATAAAAAAGCAGAACCACACAAACAGGGTTAGAAAAATACAAAGATTAATATTGGGTAATTTCAAAGCAGGAGATTGGCATATCGTACTTAAATATAAAAAGGAACTGCGACCTGATGACTTCAAAGAGGCCAAGGAGCAGCTGAGTACATTTTTTAAAAAGGTGAGACTGGAACTGAAGAAGTACTCAATAAGTTTTAAGTATATCGGAGTTACTGAGATGGGTAAGAGGGGCAATGCCCTTCATCATCACATAATAGTTGAAAACATAACTGATCCGGTAAATATGTTGAAGCTTATAAGAAAACATTGGGAGTATGGCCATATTGCCCTTACTGATCTATACGAAGAAGGGGCGTATCAGAGACTGGCGGAATATATAGTTAAGGCTGAAACAAAGGATCCTAATGGCAAATCTTCCTATACACGTAGCAGGGGCAATCTGATAGAGCCGGAAGTTGAAAGCAAGATAATGCTTAGAAAGAGTTGGCCAAAAGAGCCTAAAGCAAAGAAGGGATATTACATAATAGCTGATAGCGTGATACAAGGAGAAAACCCTGTTACAGGTTATCCGTATCAAAGATATATGATGCAAAAGCTACCAAGTACGAGAGCTGTAGGAAGAGAGGAGAAAGCGTGGAGACAGAATGTAGAGTCAATATTTACATAA
- a CDS encoding tyrosine-type recombinase/integrase has protein sequence MKDELISEIVMELAADVDMDVGELKSKLYMIMHGYSIKLENTDIVIREENKNEWYFKKFIMTKTVQGLSERTLAQYSGEIPRMLNTIGKSAEDVSSDDILYYLAVREHKDKVSKVTVSNNLRYLRTFFEFLTVEGIIPTNPVRKIGSIKVAKKQKKAFSDVEVLKLRQGCKTVSERLIVDMLLSTGCRVSELVSIKVEDIEGRRITVLGKGNKERMVYLNAQARLTLDEHMRDIDTIINPYILPSTRYINSTEHMSSGAVESFCRRLGERTGVRNVHPHRFRRTCATMALKRGMPIEQVSKMLGHEELSTTQIYLDLDERNLEIAHEKYVV, from the coding sequence ATGAAAGATGAATTAATATCTGAGATAGTTATGGAACTGGCAGCAGATGTTGATATGGACGTTGGAGAGCTGAAATCAAAACTATATATGATTATGCATGGATACAGCATAAAGCTTGAAAATACAGATATAGTCATAAGGGAAGAAAACAAAAATGAATGGTATTTTAAAAAGTTCATAATGACAAAGACTGTGCAAGGATTATCCGAGAGAACATTAGCTCAGTATTCAGGTGAAATACCAAGGATGTTAAACACAATAGGGAAATCCGCAGAAGATGTAAGCTCAGACGATATATTATATTACCTTGCGGTAAGGGAGCACAAAGATAAAGTATCTAAAGTAACTGTATCAAACAACCTTAGATATCTGAGGACTTTTTTTGAGTTTTTGACAGTTGAAGGAATAATACCTACTAATCCAGTAAGGAAAATTGGAAGCATCAAAGTAGCTAAAAAGCAGAAAAAGGCCTTTTCAGATGTAGAAGTACTCAAGCTGAGACAAGGATGTAAGACAGTGAGTGAAAGGCTCATTGTTGACATGCTACTAAGTACCGGATGTAGAGTTTCAGAACTTGTATCTATAAAAGTTGAAGATATAGAAGGTAGAAGAATAACTGTTTTGGGTAAAGGTAATAAAGAGAGGATGGTTTACCTGAATGCACAGGCACGCCTTACGCTTGATGAACACATGAGAGATATTGATACAATAATCAATCCTTATATATTACCAAGCACAAGGTATATAAACAGTACAGAGCATATGAGTAGTGGAGCAGTAGAAAGCTTTTGTAGAAGGCTTGGGGAAAGAACTGGGGTTAGAAATGTTCATCCACATAGGTTCAGAAGAACATGTGCAACTATGGCATTAAAAAGAGGAATGCCTATAGAACAAGTGAGCAAGATGTTAGGGCATGAAGAGTTATCAACAACTCAAATTTACCTGGATCTTGATGAGAGAAACTTGGAAATAGCACATGAAAAGTATGTTGTGTAG
- a CDS encoding ATP-binding protein, translated as MTTLKIPARLNLDFTGYKYMSDLFSYICNCYDNYITLDFSDVKYFDAGFVAFLGGMYDYSKSCGKYINLSFTNYTRAYKYFFDSGLWTYINQTGVPSNQNAIQFGNFKYVDYNVTNVYTNKFIDLAPITLSSRAKEHISFNLIELFTNAIEHSESSLGCYACGHWMPKQNTLVFSIYDSGIGIPNKIKRIYSNYSSEYAVRWAFEMGNSTTQLENGIIPRGMGLYYLKDFIRANKGSLRILSNDIYYEYKDGGDSESFKVIDSPIHGTLITVKVIPDSLNLYCLKGEQI; from the coding sequence GTGACGACTTTAAAAATTCCGGCAAGACTTAACTTGGATTTTACTGGGTATAAATATATGTCAGATTTATTTTCATATATTTGTAACTGCTATGACAACTATATTACTTTAGACTTCTCTGATGTAAAGTATTTTGATGCGGGTTTTGTCGCATTCTTAGGCGGTATGTATGATTATTCAAAATCATGTGGCAAGTATATTAATTTATCATTTACAAATTATACTCGTGCTTACAAATACTTTTTTGATTCCGGTCTATGGACTTATATAAATCAAACCGGAGTACCGTCAAATCAAAATGCAATTCAGTTTGGTAACTTTAAGTACGTTGATTATAATGTCACTAATGTTTATACCAACAAGTTTATAGACTTGGCACCTATAACATTGTCTAGTAGAGCAAAAGAACATATTTCTTTCAACCTTATTGAGCTGTTCACGAATGCAATAGAACATTCTGAATCATCTTTAGGCTGCTATGCTTGTGGCCACTGGATGCCAAAGCAGAATACTCTTGTATTTTCAATATATGATTCAGGAATCGGAATTCCAAATAAAATAAAGAGAATTTACTCGAATTACTCATCCGAATATGCTGTTAGGTGGGCTTTTGAAATGGGAAATTCAACGACACAACTGGAAAACGGTATCATCCCAAGAGGAATGGGACTTTACTATTTAAAGGATTTTATTCGTGCAAATAAGGGTTCATTACGAATTCTCTCAAACGATATATACTATGAATACAAAGACGGTGGAGATTCAGAATCTTTTAAGGTGATAGATTCTCCTATTCATGGTACACTTATTACTGTAAAGGTAATTCCTGATAGTCTTAACCTATATTGTTTAAAAGGAGAACAAATATAA
- a CDS encoding XRE family transcriptional regulator, whose product MTKQEIGLVLKNIRIQKGLTQKEVAEKIGRRQQIIGHWETGYAQPDANTLFTLCDIYGVSIDDAFGFSKPSLYDSLLKKYKTLDDHGKELVTLVLDKEYERVTDNKNVTIIQEEKTPYKTITSLCMYPYVLGGASAGATSFMTDIDIETVQAPLCPGADFIIQVSGDSMEPTFYDGDKVYVKKMTSLDIGDVGIFMINGSEVYIKELGKNGLISHNQKYKTIKPAEFKEIQIIGKVLGKI is encoded by the coding sequence ATGACTAAACAAGAAATTGGACTAGTTTTAAAAAATATAAGAATTCAAAAAGGACTAACTCAAAAAGAAGTAGCTGAAAAAATAGGTAGAAGACAACAAATTATTGGACACTGGGAAACTGGTTATGCTCAACCTGATGCTAATACTTTATTTACATTATGTGATATATATGGAGTGTCTATTGATGATGCCTTTGGTTTCTCTAAGCCGTCGCTTTATGACAGCTTACTAAAAAAATATAAAACCTTAGATGATCACGGTAAAGAGCTTGTTACATTGGTACTTGATAAGGAATATGAAAGAGTTACCGATAATAAAAATGTTACTATCATACAGGAAGAGAAAACGCCTTATAAGACTATAACTTCTCTCTGTATGTATCCTTATGTGCTTGGCGGTGCCAGTGCCGGAGCTACTTCTTTTATGACTGATATAGACATAGAAACAGTACAAGCTCCACTCTGTCCCGGAGCGGACTTTATCATACAGGTAAGCGGTGACAGTATGGAACCTACTTTCTATGACGGTGATAAGGTGTATGTCAAGAAAATGACTTCACTTGATATCGGTGATGTAGGCATTTTTATGATAAACGGCTCTGAAGTATATATAAAGGAACTTGGAAAAAACGGACTTATATCACATAATCAAAAGTATAAGACTATCAAACCTGCAGAATTTAAAGAAATTCAAATAATAGGTAAGGTGTTAGGAAAGATATAG
- a CDS encoding ribonuclease HI encodes METECRVNIYITTSIRGPARKNGGYGYVIEFIKKDGSPITRSGVGYEIKATENKLVLIALKAALKRLTKRCSALVFTKCEYVLSSYKNEWIFEWKKNDWTNARGVKLSNWELWRDISELSTLHDISFASSGTANPYEMWISDSIRKVEHEN; translated from the coding sequence GTGGAGACAGAATGTAGAGTCAATATTTACATAACCACATCAATAAGAGGGCCTGCAAGAAAGAATGGTGGATATGGATATGTCATAGAATTTATAAAAAAAGACGGTAGTCCGATTACCAGGAGTGGAGTTGGATATGAGATAAAGGCTACAGAAAACAAGCTTGTATTGATTGCATTAAAAGCGGCACTCAAAAGGCTTACCAAAAGGTGCTCAGCCCTAGTATTTACTAAGTGCGAGTATGTTTTGAGCAGCTATAAAAACGAATGGATTTTTGAATGGAAAAAGAATGATTGGACTAATGCAAGAGGTGTAAAGCTTAGTAATTGGGAGCTTTGGAGGGATATATCGGAGTTATCCACATTGCATGATATATCTTTTGCGAGTTCCGGCACTGCAAATCCTTATGAAATGTGGATAAGTGACAGCATAAGAAAGGTGGAGCATGAAAACTGA
- a CDS encoding N-6 DNA methylase yields the protein MDYKQEIINKIRDMSKYYSGHQVFRDWIELYALAIANVCEPEGTVVWNKREQQYLNTISKYQTAEVYGFAELGGLLTLALEKDMSDILGSVYMGIETGNKATGQFFTPDNVSQLVARLMDDEAVSNDMPIKLHEPACGSCGIIIAYARALRDKDINYQKLLDIKASDIDFACVYMSYIQLSLLGIKAVVVRQDSLLGEKVPQEHIFVTPARKGMLL from the coding sequence ATGGATTACAAACAGGAAATAATCAATAAGATAAGAGATATGTCAAAATACTATTCAGGTCATCAAGTATTCAGAGATTGGATAGAATTATACGCTTTAGCAATAGCGAATGTCTGTGAACCGGAAGGTACAGTGGTTTGGAATAAAAGGGAGCAGCAGTATTTAAACACAATAAGCAAATATCAGACTGCAGAAGTGTACGGTTTTGCAGAGCTTGGAGGGTTACTTACATTAGCACTTGAAAAAGATATGTCAGATATCCTAGGAAGTGTATATATGGGCATAGAGACAGGCAATAAAGCCACAGGGCAGTTCTTTACACCTGACAATGTAAGCCAGTTGGTGGCAAGGCTGATGGATGATGAAGCAGTATCAAACGATATGCCTATAAAGTTACATGAGCCTGCATGTGGCAGTTGCGGTATAATTATCGCATATGCCAGAGCTTTAAGGGATAAGGATATAAATTATCAAAAATTGCTTGATATAAAAGCTTCAGATATAGATTTTGCGTGTGTCTATATGAGCTATATACAGCTGTCTTTACTTGGAATCAAGGCGGTTGTAGTAAGACAGGACAGCTTGCTTGGAGAAAAAGTTCCGCAGGAGCATATATTTGTAACTCCGGCAAGGAAGGGAATGTTGCTATGA
- a CDS encoding PIN domain-containing protein, translating to MKPDCIRDISKFSSMDSNRPYFLDTNILYWYCYPNYALLNSNKVHRQSEIYINFVDNLVYNGNPIFTSVYNMSELLYTVEKNEFELYKSKQGTDITLKEFRRITNRSDLKTTLLVCIENIKNICKILDYHSGPDILDEFVSSIDKHHCDNYDYIILKNCIADNKKHIISDDADFATMDGFTLYTANSYALNPTV from the coding sequence ATGAAGCCTGATTGTATTCGTGATATTTCCAAGTTTAGCAGTATGGATTCCAATAGACCTTATTTTTTGGATACAAATATTTTATACTGGTACTGTTATCCTAATTATGCATTGCTTAACAGTAATAAGGTTCATAGACAGTCCGAAATCTACATAAACTTTGTTGACAATCTGGTATACAATGGCAATCCTATCTTTACCAGTGTATATAATATGTCCGAGCTGTTATATACTGTAGAAAAGAATGAATTTGAATTATATAAATCAAAGCAGGGTACTGATATTACTTTGAAAGAATTTAGACGCATAACAAATAGATCTGATTTAAAAACTACTTTATTGGTGTGTATAGAAAATATTAAAAACATATGTAAGATTCTTGATTATCACTCAGGTCCTGACATTCTTGATGAGTTCGTGTCATCTATAGACAAACATCATTGTGATAATTATGACTATATAATCCTAAAAAATTGCATTGCAGATAACAAGAAGCATATAATATCTGACGATGCGGATTTTGCCACAATGGACGGTTTTACTCTATATACTGCTAACAGTTATGCTTTAAACCCTACTGTATAA
- a CDS encoding HNH endonuclease signature motif containing protein, with product MIRYTQEEKSFLIEYIPGRIASEVVEEFIKKFGKTISVSQIRSFRKNNKINCGRDTRFKKGSVPANKGKRLSPEVYKKLSKTMFKKGHSPQNYRPVGSERVNVDGYIEIKIADPSKWDLKHRVVWEESNGKIPAGMNLIFKDNNPLNIKLDNLMLVTRAENIVINHAGANVYKGIEKEVAVNAIRLKKLIKEKILNNKKKRGIE from the coding sequence ATGATAAGATACACACAAGAGGAAAAATCATTCCTGATAGAATATATTCCCGGGAGAATTGCATCAGAAGTTGTTGAAGAGTTTATTAAAAAATTCGGAAAAACTATAAGTGTAAGTCAGATAAGAAGTTTCAGAAAAAATAATAAGATAAATTGTGGAAGAGATACCAGATTTAAAAAGGGATCTGTACCGGCCAACAAAGGTAAAAGGCTGAGTCCGGAAGTTTACAAGAAACTAAGTAAGACAATGTTCAAAAAAGGCCATAGCCCACAAAACTACAGGCCGGTAGGAAGTGAGAGGGTGAATGTTGATGGATACATTGAAATAAAGATTGCAGATCCGAGCAAATGGGATCTGAAGCATAGAGTTGTTTGGGAAGAAAGCAACGGTAAAATTCCTGCAGGTATGAATCTGATATTTAAGGATAATAATCCTTTGAACATTAAACTTGATAATTTGATGTTGGTTACAAGGGCGGAAAATATAGTAATCAATCATGCCGGGGCAAATGTATACAAAGGCATAGAGAAAGAAGTGGCCGTAAATGCTATAAGGCTTAAAAAACTGATAAAAGAGAAAATATTGAATAACAAAAAGAAAAGAGGAATAGAATGA
- a CDS encoding STAS-like domain-containing protein — protein MDKIIKLKEHIKEAATKQSGEWLRAKLEECISSGNNDSVTIDFDGIDKFSSQFFNNSFSALVIKYKGSNFLSKFNKINLSETGEFLFQSSISNALMLLENIDKREAMSEIVNNAPKKVNKYEA, from the coding sequence ATGGACAAAATAATAAAATTAAAAGAACATATAAAAGAAGCTGCTACTAAGCAGTCAGGTGAATGGCTCAGAGCTAAGCTTGAGGAGTGTATATCATCCGGCAATAATGACTCTGTTACCATTGATTTTGACGGTATTGATAAGTTTTCTTCACAGTTTTTCAATAACAGTTTTTCCGCATTGGTAATTAAATACAAAGGCTCAAATTTTCTATCAAAGTTTAACAAGATAAATCTTAGTGAAACCGGAGAATTTTTATTTCAATCATCAATAAGCAATGCTCTTATGTTGCTTGAAAATATTGATAAGAGAGAAGCTATGAGCGAAATTGTAAATAATGCTCCAAAGAAGGTAAATAAATATGAAGCCTGA
- a CDS encoding helix-turn-helix domain-containing protein — protein sequence MSLNDRIKEARLSKNLTQEQLAASIGVAKTTVTGYEKGTSQPSIETLAKIMEALEIDANYLWQDETDFNFTVSYKEMNSIKKYRTLDNHGKELVTWVLNKEYERVTDTKL from the coding sequence ATGTCGCTAAACGATAGAATCAAAGAAGCTAGATTGTCTAAAAATCTAACTCAAGAACAGTTGGCTGCTTCAATTGGAGTAGCTAAAACCACAGTAACCGGATATGAAAAAGGTACTAGCCAGCCAAGTATTGAAACATTAGCTAAAATCATGGAGGCTTTAGAAATAGATGCTAATTATCTATGGCAAGATGAAACAGACTTCAATTTTACCGTCTCATATAAAGAAATGAATAGTATTAAAAAATACCGCACTCTTGATAATCACGGTAAAGAGCTTGTTACATGGGTACTTAATAAGGAATATGAAAGAGTTACTGATACCAAGCTCTAA